One genomic segment of Cellulophaga sp. HaHaR_3_176 includes these proteins:
- a CDS encoding DUF4251 domain-containing protein — protein sequence MKIFALFLCFLTISCTSSKKAYTPTAKTKALDALVSDRHFIVKITSAAPQVTSSMLSIANSGLLGPGNTISSISLTGNGNHITIKGDSIVMDLPYYGERQMGGGYTSESGIKFNGIPEELSFSKNKQNQRHTINFKVRGEGTEYFTVNTQLFPSYKTTITVTSSQRNSIGYSGQVSEILK from the coding sequence ATGAAAATCTTCGCTTTATTTTTATGTTTTTTAACAATTTCTTGTACTAGCTCTAAAAAAGCATATACACCTACTGCTAAAACTAAAGCACTAGATGCTTTAGTTTCTGATCGACATTTTATAGTCAAAATTACTTCAGCTGCTCCACAAGTAACCAGTAGTATGCTTAGTATTGCAAATAGTGGCTTATTAGGCCCTGGTAATACTATAAGTTCAATAAGCCTAACAGGTAATGGTAATCATATTACAATTAAAGGAGATTCAATTGTGATGGATTTGCCTTATTACGGAGAACGCCAAATGGGGGGTGGTTATACTTCAGAAAGTGGTATTAAATTTAATGGTATTCCTGAAGAACTTTCATTTTCAAAAAACAAACAGAACCAAAGGCATACTATAAATTTTAAGGTTAGGGGAGAGGGAACTGAATATTTTACAGTAAATACTCAACTTTTTCCTAGTTATAAAACGACCATTACAGTAACTAGCAGTCAAAGAAATTCAATAGGGTATTCTGGGCAAGTTTCTGAAATTTTAAAATAA
- a CDS encoding nucleoside deaminase: protein MTERDTFFMKRAIALAAEGMNANAGGPFGAVVVKDDEIIAEGYNRVTSTNDPTAHAEVVAIREACKKLNNFELTDCTIYTSCEPCPMCLGAIYWTRPKMVYFGCNREDAAAINFDDQFIYDEIDKDIDGRQIKFVQLARKDALEVFNAWDSKQDKTKY, encoded by the coding sequence ATGACAGAAAGAGATACTTTTTTTATGAAAAGAGCCATTGCATTGGCTGCAGAAGGTATGAATGCTAACGCTGGTGGACCATTTGGTGCCGTTGTTGTAAAAGACGATGAAATTATTGCTGAAGGGTATAACAGAGTAACATCTACAAACGACCCAACTGCACATGCCGAAGTAGTCGCTATTCGTGAGGCTTGTAAAAAACTAAACAATTTTGAACTTACCGATTGTACTATTTATACATCATGTGAGCCTTGCCCTATGTGTTTAGGTGCTATTTATTGGACTAGACCTAAAATGGTTTATTTTGGTTGTAATAGAGAAGATGCTGCTGCTATTAATTTTGATGATCAATTTATTTATGATGAAATAGATAAAGATATTGATGGTCGCCAAATTAAATTTGTACAATTGGCTCGTAAAGATGCTTTAGAAGTTTTTAATGCTTGGGATTCTAAACAAGATAAAACTAAATATTAA
- a CDS encoding CHRD domain-containing protein, with product MKKISLLLFVLALTFVSCSKDESSDKSEINSVFFQLASKSDSGISGTATFTRNDDDTTTILLSISNSSDDVHPAYIQYNDIATTGPVAITLVPIDCDCEESISIVSHLDNGSAISFDELIDFNGYINIHQSATELETIIAQGNIGSNVK from the coding sequence ATGAAAAAAATATCTCTATTATTATTTGTGCTTGCTTTAACTTTTGTTAGTTGTTCTAAAGATGAAAGTTCTGATAAATCAGAAATCAACTCTGTGTTTTTTCAACTAGCATCTAAATCAGATTCTGGTATTTCTGGTACAGCTACTTTTACTAGAAATGATGATGATACAACAACTATATTATTAAGTATTTCTAATTCAAGTGATGATGTACACCCTGCATACATTCAATATAATGATATTGCAACAACAGGACCAGTTGCTATTACTTTAGTACCAATTGATTGTGATTGTGAAGAAAGTATTTCTATAGTTTCTCATTTAGATAATGGTTCTGCTATTTCTTTTGATGAATTAATTGATTTTAATGGATATATTAATATTCACCAAAGTGCTACAGAGTTAGAAACTATAATTGCTCAAGGTAATATTGGTAGTAACGTAAAATAA
- the hpf gene encoding ribosome hibernation-promoting factor, HPF/YfiA family, translating into MNINFEYHDVKASERLEVFAGKKLTKLFDKYDNIIRADVFFKTENTSTPDTGLICNIRLSIPGPQLFAESSFGNFEAAIVKSIDELERQLRKRKDKLSRIK; encoded by the coding sequence ATGAATATAAATTTTGAGTATCACGATGTAAAAGCTAGTGAACGTTTAGAAGTTTTCGCAGGTAAAAAACTAACAAAGCTTTTTGATAAATATGATAATATTATACGTGCTGATGTTTTTTTCAAAACAGAAAATACATCTACACCAGATACAGGCTTGATATGTAATATCAGGTTAAGCATACCTGGACCGCAGCTTTTTGCAGAATCTAGCTTTGGTAATTTCGAGGCTGCCATTGTAAAGTCAATAGATGAACTAGAACGTCAATTAAGAAAAAGAAAAGATAAACTAAGCAGAATTAAATAA
- a CDS encoding TerC family protein: protein MIIWACFLVLIFIFLALDLGVFNKEDHIIKTKEAGIWTAVWVTVALCFSGVIYWLFSANLIANPTGLTPDKAVIKYITGYLIELSLSIDNVFVIAVIFTSFKIPAIYQHRVLFWGILGAIVFRALMILFGVSLITRFEWVIYIFGVFLLFTAFKMLKGDDDNFDPKNSFVFRQIKKVYPITTEISGHDFFIKKKGIKAATPLFVALIVIELTDVLFALDSIPAILAITADPFIVFSSNILAILGLRSMYFLISRMLEKFRFINYSLVIILAFVGLKMLFSHYLEIAEWVSLTVIAVALSGGVIASLLIKEKEETE, encoded by the coding sequence ATGATAATTTGGGCTTGTTTTCTTGTATTAATTTTTATTTTCTTAGCACTAGATCTTGGTGTTTTTAATAAAGAAGATCATATTATAAAAACTAAAGAAGCTGGTATCTGGACAGCTGTTTGGGTTACCGTTGCATTATGCTTTAGTGGTGTTATATATTGGTTGTTTTCGGCAAACCTTATCGCTAACCCTACTGGTTTAACACCTGATAAAGCAGTTATAAAATATATTACAGGCTATTTGATCGAACTTTCGCTTAGTATTGATAATGTATTCGTAATTGCTGTAATATTTACTTCTTTTAAAATACCTGCAATATACCAGCATAGGGTATTGTTTTGGGGAATTTTAGGAGCCATAGTTTTTAGAGCTTTAATGATATTGTTTGGTGTTTCATTAATAACTCGTTTTGAATGGGTGATTTATATTTTCGGTGTCTTTTTGTTGTTTACAGCCTTTAAAATGCTAAAAGGTGATGATGATAATTTTGATCCTAAAAATTCATTCGTATTTAGACAAATTAAAAAAGTATACCCGATAACTACTGAAATTAGTGGACATGATTTTTTTATCAAGAAAAAAGGAATAAAAGCAGCCACTCCCCTTTTTGTAGCACTTATTGTTATAGAGTTAACCGATGTTTTATTTGCGTTAGACAGCATCCCTGCAATATTGGCAATCACAGCAGATCCTTTTATTGTTTTTAGCTCTAACATTTTAGCAATTCTAGGACTACGGTCTATGTATTTTTTAATATCAAGAATGCTAGAAAAGTTTCGTTTTATAAACTATAGTTTGGTAATTATACTCGCTTTTGTAGGTTTAAAAATGCTATTTTCTCATTATTTAGAAATAGCTGAATGGGTATCTTTAACAGTTATAGCTGTAGCCTTATCTGGCGGAGTTATAGCATCTTTATTAATTAAAGAGAAAGAAGAAACTGAGTAA